A single Drosophila miranda strain MSH22 chromosome XR, D.miranda_PacBio2.1, whole genome shotgun sequence DNA region contains:
- the LOC108151504 gene encoding uncharacterized protein LOC108151504: MNHLKWMGHSSTIMDLQRSLRNDIQTCEVVLAAKDGFSVRAHSFVLSTCSDLMRNLLVDVPPGFEATIVLPDVRGELLESMLSFIYMGETALPSVLLSEFLEAINLLGIKSAISFECNAASNVDVGASALAVEAAKSISGLQIAQAELIEEEEEEEEGQTQMAVANAVLPEEQPHQPTHTSRPLDFLDVYNETPKITYSIEHMSGHSNGNQFILTENTGAFTITQSASSLSKLETSENATSRGDVDMAEDDAEADGDTPIEEPETQILEEEYPSDPLTEMGADADLDDDEMHEDLVDEELLEVKPRKLAVAKPKGRRPNRTKIMKRTPPRQQQQQEQFLTLKAEGKDDINDALDLAADAVILEGLSLQKAADRYDISKTVLWRRVRTNPAYMRSNRERPSLSEAYERLKVGDSLKNISQDLGIPMSTLHRHKVRLAAQGRLPKFVACRRRDTTPKDELREKLAKAVHACMIEGMSQNHAANLFEIPKSTLWRHLQRRMSASERKVKKEEQDDYDEEILN; this comes from the exons ATG AATCACCTGAAATGGATGGGGCACTCGTCCACAATAATGGACCTACAACGCTCTCTGCGCAACGATATCCAAACATGCGAGGTTGTGCTGGCCGCCAAAGACGGCTTCAGTGTACGCGCCCATTCCTTCGTGCTCAGCACATGCAGCGACCTGATGCGGAATCTCTTGGTGGATGTTCCGCCGGGCTTTGAGGCCACCATAGTGCTGCCCGATGTCCGAGGCGAGCTGCTGGAAAGCATGTTGTCGTTCATCTATATGGGCGAAACAGCCCTGCCGTCGGTGCTGCTCAGCGAGTTTTTAGAGGCTATCAACCTATTGGGCATCAAATCCGCCATTAGCTTCGAGTGCAATGCCGCCTCTAATGTGGACGTAGGCGCTAGCGCTTTGGCGGTGGAGGCAGCTAAATCAATCAGCGGCCTGCAAATCGCTCAAGCCGAGCTGATTgaagaagaggaggaggaggaagagggaCAGACACAGATGGCTGTGGCAAACGCAGTCTTGCCGGAAGAACAGCCGCATCAGCCAACACACACCAGCCGTCCGCTGGATTTTCTCGATGTGTACAACGAGACGCCAAAGATCACGTACTCCATTGAGCACATGAGCGGCCACTCGAATGGCAATCAGTTTATTCTAACAGAGAATACGGGAGCATTTACAATCACACAGTCGGCGTCCAGTTTGTCCAAGCTGGAGACCTCTGAAAATGCCACCAGTCGCGGCGATGTGGATATGGCGGAAGATGACGCGGAAGCTGATGGTGATACCCCCATAGAGGAGCCCGAAACACAAATACTCGAGGAGGAATATCCCTCAGATCCCTTGACTGAGATGGGAGCGGATGCCGATTTGGACGACGATGAAATGCACGAGGATCTGGTAGATGAGGAGCTGCTGGAAGTGAAACCGCGCAAACTGGCTGTGGCCAAGCCGAAAGGTAGACGCCCCAATCGAACGAAGATTATGAAGCGAACGCCGCCgaggcaacagcaacagcaggagcaGTTTCTCACCCTCAAAGCAGAAGGAAAAGATGACATTAACGATGCCCTGGATCTCGCGGCCGACGCCGTGATACTCGAGGGACTGAGTCTGCAAAAGGCTGCCGATCGCTATGACATTTCGAAGACGGTTTTGTGGCGTCGTGTGCGCACCAACCCCGCGTATATGCGAAGTAACCGCGAGAGACCATCATTGTCTGAAGCGTACGAAAGACTTAAAGTCGGCGACTCGTTGAAGAACATCAGCCAGGATCTGGGGATACCCATGTCAACCCTACATCGACACAAAGTTCGACTGGCGGCGCAGGGTCGCCTGCCTAAGTTTGTGGCTTGCCGCCGCCGTGACACTACCCCCAAGGACGAGCTTCGCGAGAAACTGGCCAAGGCCGTCCATGCCTGCATGATTGAGGGAATGTCGCAGAA